The following proteins come from a genomic window of Nothobranchius furzeri strain GRZ-AD chromosome 1, NfurGRZ-RIMD1, whole genome shotgun sequence:
- the LOC139070351 gene encoding threonylcarbamoyl-AMP synthase-like, producing MEVVLVCFLLSTLHRLPYQLEIAMLALVSIICFYGTLASLMNCIFSQRVIPMGPPIIKEKVKQEACDEPSCPVASSGLTSGLLKIARLLEDGGVCGIPTDTVYALAASCKNPQAIEKIYNIKDRPAEKPICICISSVEQLVAARPPFSPLLWEFMRNVYPGGISCIVSKGDWLYRLGVGPAYDRVGTRDSIMIRVPDHTVTCHLCDITGPLAITSANPSGESDSTHHSMVINRLGHKIQGVLCDGDSNEVVASTVVNCLRIDEGKGP from the exons ATGGAGGTTGTTCTTGTCTGCTTCCTTCTCTCCACCCTGCACAGACTTCCATACCAACTTGAAA TTGCCATGCTTGCATTGGTATCCATCATTTGCTTTTATGGCACCTTGGCTTCACTGATGAACTGCATCTTCTCACAAAGAGTCATCCCAATGGGTCCTCCCATAATAAAG gaaaAAGTGAAACAGGAAGCTTGTGACGAGCCGTCCTGTCCGGTGGCTAGCTCGGGTCTCACCAGCGGTCTGTTGAAGATAGCTCGACTTCTCGAGGACGGGGGTGTGTGTGGTATTCCCACAGATACTGTGTACGCTCTGGCTGCTTCCTGCAAGAATCCTCAGGCGATAGAAAAAATCTACAACATTAAA GACAGACCTGCAGAGAAGCCTATATGCATTTGCATCTCCAGTGTGGAACAGCTGGTTGCAGCCAGGCCTCCTTTCAGCCCTCTGCTGTGGGAGTTCATGAGGAATGTGTATCCTGGAGGCATCAGCTGCATAGTCAGCAAAGGAGACTGGCTTTACAGACTAG GAGTTGGACCTGCTTATGACCGTGTTGGTACCAGAGACAGCATCATGATCCGTGTCCCAGACCACACCGTGACCTGCCACCTATGTGACATCACTGGACCCCTGGCCATAACATCAGCCAATCCCAGTGGAGAATCAGACAGCACCCACCACAGCATGGTCATTAA TCGCCTGGGACACAAGATCCAAGGAGTACTTTGTGATGGTGACTCGAATGAAGTAGTTGCTTCAACTGTGGTCAACTGCCTGAGGATTGATGAAGGTAAGGGGCCATGA